A genomic window from Nicotiana sylvestris chromosome 11, ASM39365v2, whole genome shotgun sequence includes:
- the LOC138881923 gene encoding uncharacterized protein, translating to MTNDNRNQVVSMVTANALTSRTTPAALAPAKKPEKIFGIDFKCWQQKMFFYLTTLSLQKFTKEDVLVLSNETPETERFLVIEVWKHLDFLCNNYILSGLEAALYNVYSGVETSKELWIALEKKYKIEDGGLKKFVAAKFLDYKMVDSKSVITQVQELQVIIHDLLAEGLVINEAFQVATMIEKLPLLWKDFKNYLTHKRKEMSLEDLIVRLIIEDDNKAAEKRGRGNSTIMGANIVEENKKRKKASGPKYNPSKKRLSGNCYNCGKIGHKSTECRAPKKDKKNGQANMVEKHDDINDLCDMLSECNLVGNPKE from the exons atgactaatgataacAGAAACCAAGTTGTTTCGATGGTGACTGCCAATGCCTTAACGAGCCGAACAACACCGGCAGCATTGGCACCAGCGAAGAAACCCGAAAAAATtttcgggattgatttcaagtgctggcagcaaaagatgttcttctatttGACTACTCTAAGTCTCCAAAAGTTCACCAAGGAAGATGTTCTTGTGCTGTCCAATGAAACTCCAGAAACtgaacgctttctcgtgattgaggtgTGGAAGCATTTAGATTTTTTGTGCAATAATTATATTCTAAGCGGGCTGGAGGCTGCTTTGTATAACGTCTATAGTGGCGTGGAAACGTCAAAAGAACTGTGGattgcgcttgaaaagaaatacaaaatcgAAGATGGCGGGTTGAAAAAGTTTGTTGCTGcaaagtttttggactacaaaatggtagatagcaagtctgttattacccaagtccaggaattgcaagtgattattcacgatctccttgctgaag gtcttgtcatcaatgaagcattccaagtagcaacgatgattgagaagttgcctcttttgtggaaggacttcaaaaactacttgacACACAAACGCAAGGaaatgtcccttgaagatctcattgttcggttgatAATCGAAGAtgacaacaaagctgctgaaaagagaggtcgtggaaactcaacaataatgggagcaaatattgttgaagagaacaaaaagaggaagaaggcttctggaccgaaatacaacccaagcaaaaAACGGTTaagtggaaactgctacaactgtggaaaAATCGggcacaaatctacggagtgtcgtgctccgaagaaagacaagaagaatggtcaagcaaacatggttgaaaagcatgatgatATTAATGACTTATGTGACATGCTTTCCGAATGCAACTTGGTGGGCAATCCTAAAGAGTGA
- the LOC138881922 gene encoding uncharacterized protein has product MKKLEILIRNLEDDAIAYNNHENRLNLSKARAEYTRFLKLQDNVLRQKARVKWLEEGDTNTAFFHGVIKDRRKRVITDEENAFLNAIPTLQEIKDSVFSIDPDSVFSTKLHGLSLVRIFIKLLTKVLPRIISQNQSGFVKGRAITENILLTQEIVHDIGKPMWGGFAESWIDLIHRYISNNWYTLIVNGSRHGFFKSGTGLRQGDTLFPLSFVLSAELLSKMLNVIQENRNYKNFSMNRHVPIINHLAFADDTIIFSSGNKASLHLILNTLATYERDSGQLINREQK; this is encoded by the exons ATGAAGAAGCTAGAAATCCTTATTAGGAACCTTGAAGACGACGCTATTGCCTACAACAATCATGAGAATAGATTGAACCTCTCTAAAGCTAGAGCTGAGTATACTAGATTTCTAAAGCTTCAAGACAATGTTTTGAGGCAAAAGGCTAGAGTGAAATGGCTTGAAGAAGGCGATACCAACACTGCCTTTTTCCATGGGGTTATTAAAGATAGGAGAAAAAG AGTAATCACTGATGAGGAGAATGCCTTCCTGAATGCCATCCCTACTCTCCAGGAGATTAAAGATAGTGTATTTTCTATAGATCCTGATAGTGTATTTTCTACCAAACTGCATGGGCTATCATTGGTGAGGATATTCATAAAGCT ATTAACAAAGGTCCTACCAAGAATCATTAGCCAAAATCAAAGTGGTTTTGTAAAGGGAAGGGCTATTACTGAGAATATCCTACTTACCCAAGAGATTGTTCATGACATTGGCAAACCTATGTGGGGTG GTTTTGCAGAAAGTTGGATTGATCTCATCCATAGATATATTTCGAATAATTGGTACACTCTTATTGTGAATGGTAGCAGACATGGTTTCTTCAAGTCTGGAACGGGCTTAAGGCAAGGAGACACCCTCTTTCCCCTCTCTTTTGTCCTTAGTGCTGAATTATTGTCTAAAATGCTTAATGTTATACAAGAAAACAGAAATTACAAGAATTTCTCAATGAACAGACATGTTCCTATCATTAATCACCTTGCATTTGCTGATGACACAATCATTTTTAGTAGTGGGAACAAAGCCTCTCTACATCTGATCCTTAACACTCTTGCAACATATGAAAGAGACTCTGGTCAATTGATTAACAGGGAGCAAAAGTAG
- the LOC138881921 gene encoding uncharacterized protein, translated as MTFWVITHLKFLSAGGRAVLIRYVLQAINIHTLAAVHPPKGTLEQIQKFVVRFFLLGNETGDKHHCISWKNLCYPYEGGSMFRSLEDTCKAFNAKQRWKFRTTNSLWSQFLKAKYCTNVHPTNVQWRPGQSHCWKAMCEVRHKMEEHIWWKVGRGDVNFWFDNWTKQGPLCSKLEGVMVQQNIQVFEVYRNGQWDWSKLIPHPLNFIKEMVFNTTLNVSQQAHDTPIWTCSENEKFSTVFAWNLFRQKRHISQFDKRIWHNDVPYKMAFLTWKATHGRIPTDDKVSKFGIHIVSKCCCIGAGMVPEVETAQNFVVNCWNFRTSNSITSYVTKIMPPIILWELWRSRCSSKYESENPALNRSISLITFNISNLVKSCFRKVKVPGDWDNLCKLLEHRFSERSTILVNWSKPPPPICET; from the coding sequence atgaccttttgggtcatcacacatttGAAGTTTTTATCTGCTGGTGGAAGAGCAGTCCTCATAAGGTATGTACTACAAGCTATTAATATTCACACTTTAGCAGCTGTTCACCCTCCTAAGGGGACTCTTGAGCAAATTCAAAAATTTGTAGTTAGATTTTTTTTGTTAGGTAATGAAACTGGTGATAAACACCACTGTATTTCCTGGAAGAATCTTTGTTATCCATACGAAGGAGGCTCTATGTTCAGAAGCCTGGAGGACACTTGCAAAGCCTTCAATGCTAAGCAACGGTGGAAATTCAGAACCACCAATTCACTGTGGTCTCAATTTTTAAAGGCCAAATATTGCACAAATGTGCACCCTACCAATGTCCAATGGAGACCTGGTCAATCACATTGTTGGAAAGCCATGTGTGAGGTGAGGCATAAAATGGAAGAACATATCTGGTGGAAGGTAGGAAGAGGGGATGTTAATTTTTGGTTTGATAATTGGACTAAACAAGGCCCTTTATGCAGTAAATTGGAAGGTGTGATGGTTCAGCAAAATATTCAAGTTTTTGAGGTGTATAGAAATGGACAATGGGACTGGTCCAAACTCATACCTCACCCTCTCAATTTTATCAAAGAGATGGTATTCAATACCACATTGAATGTTTCCCAGCAAGCACATGATACACCAATCTGGACTTGCTCAGAGAATGAAAAATTTTCTACTGTTTTTGCATGGAACCTTTTTAGACAAAAAAGACATATATCCCAATTTGATAAAAGAATATGGCATAATGATGTTCCATATAAGATGGCCTTTCTTACATGGAAAGCAACCCATGGCAGAATCCCAACTGATGACAAGGTTTCAAAATTTGGTATTCATATTGTTTCTAAATGTTGTTGTATTGGCGCAGGTATGGTTCCTGAAGTGGAGACAGCTCAGAACTTTGTTGTTAACTGTTGGAATTTCAGAACCAGCAACTCCATCACCTCTTATGTCACTAAAATTATGCCTCCAATTATTCTATGGGAGCTGTGGAGATCAAGATGCAGCTCTAAGTATGAATCAGAAAATCCAGCACTCAATAGATCCATCTCATTGATTACTTTCAACATTAGCAACCTTGTTAAATCATGCTTTAGAAAAGTTAAAGTACCAGGTGATTGGGACAACTTGTGCAAACTACTAGAGCACCGATTTTCGGAAAGATCAACTATTCTGGTAAATTGGAGCAAGCCTCCACCCCCTATATGTGAAACTTAA